The proteins below come from a single Edaphobacter acidisoli genomic window:
- the truB gene encoding tRNA pseudouridine(55) synthase TruB yields MNGLLVLDKPSGLTSHDVVAIVRRATGEKSIGHLGTLDPMATGVLPLLLGKYTRLAQFFGQAEKHYEGHIRFGFATDTFDAEGTPVSEPQSLTRSLADLRALSVSFRGEIDQVPPVFSAKKINGVPAHKLARAGAEVPVKPARITIHSFELTALEGDTATFTMCVSAGGYVRSVAHELGQMAGCGAHLATLRRTQAGAFTLAQAVTVDRLKQASSPKEIEAMLPHPRTLLPEMPSVTVDEQLAGRLRNGMQVNLPEFSSAPLVKVFTTPTDMLAITRRVAGTLMQPIVVLG; encoded by the coding sequence ATGAATGGCCTGCTCGTACTCGACAAACCCTCCGGCCTCACCTCGCACGATGTCGTCGCCATCGTTCGCCGCGCCACCGGCGAAAAATCCATCGGACACCTCGGCACGCTGGACCCGATGGCCACTGGCGTTTTGCCGCTGCTGCTCGGCAAATACACGCGCCTCGCGCAGTTCTTCGGCCAGGCCGAAAAACACTACGAGGGACACATCCGTTTCGGCTTCGCAACTGACACCTTTGATGCCGAAGGCACGCCAGTCAGCGAGCCGCAATCGCTGACCAGATCGCTCGCAGACCTGCGCGCATTATCAGTGTCATTTCGCGGCGAGATAGACCAGGTGCCGCCCGTCTTCTCAGCGAAAAAGATCAACGGCGTACCCGCGCACAAACTCGCGCGCGCCGGCGCTGAAGTTCCCGTGAAGCCGGCGCGCATCACCATCCATAGCTTCGAGCTGACCGCACTCGAAGGTGACACGGCAACCTTCACCATGTGCGTCTCCGCTGGAGGCTACGTGCGTTCGGTCGCGCACGAGTTGGGCCAGATGGCAGGCTGTGGCGCGCATCTCGCGACGCTGCGCCGCACACAGGCGGGAGCATTCACACTGGCCCAGGCGGTCACGGTAGACCGCTTGAAGCAGGCCTCGTCCCCCAAAGAGATCGAAGCGATGCTGCCGCACCCGCGCACGCTGCTGCCTGAGATGCCGTCTGTCACCGTGGACGAGCAACTTGCAGGCCGCCTGCGCAACGGCATGCAGGTCAACCTGCCGGAGTTCTCCTCAGCCCCGCTCGTAAAGGTGTTCACCACACCCACGGACATGCTCGCCATCACACGCCGCGTCGCCGGGACACTCATGCAGCCGATTGTTGTATTGGGCTAG
- a CDS encoding ABC transporter ATP-binding protein encodes MIAVEGLRKSIRNGSRTVDILKGISFTVPQGQFIAIMGASGSGKSTLLGLLAGLDTPSAGNVWLNGTVISYLPEDQLAQVRGKTIGFVFQSYQLVPTLTALENVLLPHELNADTKESGLTRARELLANVGLGDRMSHYPVQLSGGEQQRVALARAFMLRPPIVLADEPTGNLDTTNGSHVLNLLLDLNRIEGTTLVLVTHDPALAAHAGRRIVLSDGQIISDDLAESDNEQQQSAAVAR; translated from the coding sequence ATGATTGCTGTTGAGGGGCTGCGCAAATCCATCCGTAACGGCAGCCGTACCGTAGACATTCTTAAGGGCATCAGCTTCACGGTGCCACAAGGGCAGTTTATCGCCATCATGGGAGCCAGTGGCAGTGGCAAATCGACATTGCTTGGTCTGCTCGCCGGGCTCGACACGCCAAGCGCAGGCAACGTGTGGCTCAATGGCACAGTGATTAGCTATCTGCCTGAAGACCAGTTGGCACAGGTGCGCGGAAAAACCATCGGCTTTGTCTTCCAGTCGTATCAACTTGTGCCCACCCTGACGGCGCTCGAAAACGTCCTGCTTCCACACGAACTGAATGCCGACACAAAGGAGAGCGGCCTGACCCGCGCGCGCGAGCTGCTCGCCAACGTTGGCCTCGGCGACAGAATGAGCCACTACCCCGTGCAGCTCTCTGGCGGCGAGCAACAGCGCGTTGCGCTGGCCCGCGCCTTTATGCTGCGCCCGCCCATTGTGCTGGCCGACGAGCCCACGGGCAATCTGGACACAACAAACGGTTCGCACGTACTCAACCTCCTGCTCGACCTGAACCGCATCGAAGGCACAACGCTTGTGCTCGTGACGCATGACCCGGCGCTCGCCGCCCACGCCGGACGCCGCATCGTGCTGAGCGACGGTCAGATTATCTCCGACGACCTCGCAGAGTCCGACAACGAGCAGCAGCAGTCCGCTGCCGTAGCCCGATAG
- a CDS encoding glycoside hydrolase family 88/105 protein: MYRGISICLCLALGTSMAATAQQVTMANATPQQLAGIAKDNSRHFGDDPDNPGPLAKDLSHSLKPAAVAKAMRKVGDWQMARAEPYFDRIWTWSALYAGYMAAADSLHYTPYRDAMQQVGKKFDWQLRSHLPDADDQSMGQMYLEMYLLKKDPGMMKPTQAELDALIAAPHISRRPGKKLVWWWCDSLFMAPPVWARMYAATGDHNYITYLDEEWLKTSNLLWDKQEHLYARDATYLTRTEANGKKMFWARGNGWVMGGLARTLEYLPKDDPSRAMYETQLKEMAARMAQLQGKDGLWRSGLLDQANYDLPEMSGSALITYSLAWGVNHGLLDRKVYRPVIARAWSGMLDHVYADGRLGCIQQTGAEPAPFKASSSYTYGVGAFLLAGSEIRTMERHR; encoded by the coding sequence ATGTATCGGGGAATCAGCATCTGTCTTTGTCTCGCCTTGGGCACAAGCATGGCGGCAACAGCGCAGCAGGTCACGATGGCAAACGCCACGCCGCAGCAGTTGGCAGGCATTGCCAAGGACAATTCGCGCCACTTCGGCGACGACCCCGACAACCCCGGCCCTCTCGCCAAAGATCTCTCGCACTCGCTCAAGCCCGCAGCCGTCGCCAAAGCTATGCGCAAAGTGGGCGACTGGCAGATGGCCCGCGCCGAGCCTTACTTCGACCGCATCTGGACCTGGAGCGCGCTCTACGCCGGTTACATGGCCGCTGCCGACTCGCTCCACTACACGCCCTACCGCGACGCCATGCAGCAGGTCGGCAAAAAGTTCGACTGGCAGCTCCGCTCGCACCTCCCCGACGCCGACGACCAAAGCATGGGCCAGATGTATCTCGAGATGTACCTGCTCAAAAAAGATCCAGGCATGATGAAGCCGACCCAGGCCGAGCTGGACGCGCTCATCGCCGCGCCGCACATCTCGCGCCGCCCCGGCAAAAAGCTCGTCTGGTGGTGGTGCGACTCGCTCTTCATGGCCCCGCCCGTCTGGGCGCGGATGTACGCTGCCACCGGCGATCACAACTACATCACCTACCTCGACGAGGAATGGTTGAAGACCTCCAACCTGCTCTGGGACAAGCAGGAGCACCTCTACGCCCGCGATGCCACCTACCTCACCCGCACCGAGGCCAACGGCAAAAAGATGTTCTGGGCGCGCGGCAACGGCTGGGTCATGGGCGGCCTCGCCCGCACGCTCGAATATCTCCCCAAAGACGACCCCTCCCGCGCCATGTATGAGACGCAGCTCAAAGAGATGGCCGCGCGCATGGCCCAGTTGCAAGGCAAAGACGGCCTCTGGCGCTCCGGCCTGCTCGATCAGGCCAACTACGACCTGCCCGAGATGTCCGGCTCCGCTCTCATTACCTACAGCCTCGCCTGGGGCGTCAACCACGGCCTGCTCGACCGCAAAGTCTACCGCCCGGTCATCGCACGGGCCTGGTCGGGCATGCTCGACCACGTTTACGCAGACGGACGCCTCGGCTGCATCCAGCAGACCGGGGCCGAGCCTGCCCCATTCAAAGCAAGCTCCAGCTACACCTACGGGGTCGGCGCATTTCTCCTGGCCGGAAGCGAGATACGCACGATGGAACGGCATCGCTAA
- a CDS encoding carboxypeptidase-like regulatory domain-containing protein → MKLWLALAICFGLCAATSFAQTAGEGAITGTVTDTTGAVIPSATVTAHNNATGVETSRKTSSAGVYQISPLIVGSYSVTVTAPGFQTFQQDKIEIDQNQVFGLNAALKVGNQSTTVTVTEAPPALDTANATLGANISSKEFMDLPLMVAGNQQRDVTSFSNLLPGAQAGSRSSLFSGTANRVQEVYLDGIPLTTISQIGDNRPIFNVVPLEGIGEIGALTSGQSVEYQGAGSVNYSMKSGGNEYHGTIADFVRNTIFDTWGFTAAYATQKKLVNGAIVTVPVGKPVDHQNEFTAAVGGPVVIPHVFDGHNKMFFFAAYDRTHTRSAPNYSTATIPTTLMQQGDFTELLNAKQSAGTGAGPQSGPGYLIYDPTTNSCVGSACTRQPLTGMKNGLPTPNIIPAGEISPIAQKMQSYMPTPTTSGIQNNYLGGIPSGYDNWLYSGRVDYTVSPKQSIAFTITGGNRHAVPYTGTSDVLPLPYLGTTFSTVAGHWADLSDSYSFTQNLVNQFKFGFSNFGGPPVKNITEGTQYAASLMGINFSGVPSNGQAVTEFPTSIFGGSNAQSEWGEGGSGVTSTTVNNTFTLVDNLLWIKGKHAMTFGIQVQRLEDQSSSYDGPTSSLTLNWGTNETAQENGSAYVSSTGYSYASFLLGAVGSTGITLQPFSVLGGRYRPFAPYFQDDWKITPKLTLNLGLRWDYLPSYQEAQNRFSFLNATLTNPVTGNPGTLQFAGNVGGAGVSCGCSSPAHNYMKNWGPRVGFAYAMNDKTVFRGAFATVYSHGGGTGGAGGAGTGPSQLGFTSSPSFPDGAAGPAAGPAFYLNTSSYFAGIGQSNANFGGPNYSVPAITPPGAISQTLNVGNTVSSTGAFIQASGAPGYADPYLSGRAPEFNFWNFGVQRQLTNDITITVNYAGTESHFLAGASNMRGLQSGQINPIYWALGTLLSAPATPANVAAANVIAAKAGIPQLPVAGPYAGFQAAAATSKGQGQATIAQSLKWMPQYSGTTDTWGSQSANSSYHSLQVSLAKRVSNGLTFNLNYTYSKDIDDAGTQRSGWAIPASVIATGKAYKQNRIDRSLSANNVPQNLSIYGVYSLPFGKGQIGSNSLLVRTLAGGWTFSGVFTYVASAPLAVTASSCTGTYQPTAGTCMPDINPAFAGKSIRQNGSWGKGTTATTLGKIVYANGYIGNSTLGDGGDANGNATPCGTSVTAFCNPGQFMIGDAPRMGVYNLRGPGVYNLNASLRRSFNVTPERVKFIFAVDCQNVTNKVTFGGINVSANSASFGTVSSATNNGGSRDFQFSGRLNF, encoded by the coding sequence ATGAAATTGTGGCTGGCCCTGGCCATCTGCTTCGGCCTCTGCGCCGCAACATCATTCGCCCAGACCGCAGGTGAAGGCGCAATTACCGGCACTGTGACCGACACGACCGGCGCTGTGATTCCGAGCGCGACCGTCACGGCACACAATAACGCGACCGGTGTCGAGACCTCACGCAAGACATCTTCGGCTGGGGTCTACCAGATCAGCCCGCTTATCGTAGGCAGCTACTCGGTGACGGTCACAGCTCCTGGCTTTCAGACCTTCCAGCAGGACAAGATCGAGATCGACCAGAATCAGGTCTTCGGCCTGAACGCCGCGCTCAAAGTTGGCAACCAGAGCACGACTGTCACGGTGACAGAGGCCCCACCCGCGCTCGACACGGCGAACGCCACGCTGGGCGCCAACATCTCCAGCAAGGAGTTTATGGACCTGCCCCTGATGGTGGCGGGCAATCAGCAGCGCGACGTTACATCGTTCTCGAACCTGCTGCCGGGCGCGCAGGCGGGCAGCCGCTCCTCGCTCTTCTCCGGCACCGCCAATCGCGTTCAGGAGGTCTACCTCGACGGCATTCCTCTGACCACGATCAGCCAGATCGGCGACAATCGCCCCATCTTTAACGTCGTTCCCCTCGAAGGCATCGGCGAAATTGGCGCACTGACCAGCGGCCAGTCGGTTGAATACCAGGGCGCAGGTTCGGTGAACTATTCGATGAAGTCCGGCGGCAACGAGTATCACGGCACGATCGCCGACTTTGTTCGTAACACGATCTTCGACACGTGGGGCTTCACGGCGGCTTACGCCACGCAGAAGAAGCTGGTCAATGGCGCCATTGTCACGGTTCCCGTTGGCAAGCCCGTGGATCATCAGAACGAATTCACCGCTGCTGTCGGCGGCCCAGTCGTCATCCCGCACGTCTTCGACGGACACAACAAGATGTTTTTCTTCGCTGCCTATGACCGAACCCACACCCGCTCGGCCCCGAACTATTCCACCGCGACGATTCCCACCACGCTCATGCAGCAGGGCGACTTTACCGAGTTGCTCAACGCCAAGCAGTCCGCCGGTACTGGAGCAGGCCCGCAGAGCGGTCCCGGCTACCTGATCTACGATCCGACGACGAATTCCTGCGTAGGAAGCGCCTGCACACGTCAGCCGCTCACCGGAATGAAGAATGGCCTGCCTACTCCGAACATCATTCCCGCCGGCGAGATTTCACCTATTGCGCAGAAGATGCAGTCCTATATGCCAACGCCGACCACCTCGGGAATTCAGAACAACTATCTCGGCGGCATCCCGAGCGGCTATGACAACTGGCTCTACTCTGGACGCGTCGACTACACCGTCTCGCCGAAACAGTCGATCGCATTCACCATCACTGGAGGCAATCGTCATGCTGTGCCCTACACTGGCACATCGGACGTTCTGCCGCTGCCTTATCTTGGCACCACCTTCTCCACCGTCGCTGGCCACTGGGCCGATCTGTCCGACTCCTACAGCTTCACGCAGAACCTCGTCAACCAGTTCAAGTTCGGTTTCAGCAACTTCGGAGGACCGCCGGTCAAAAACATCACCGAGGGAACGCAATATGCGGCCTCATTGATGGGCATTAATTTCTCCGGCGTACCATCGAACGGCCAGGCCGTTACAGAATTTCCCACCAGTATCTTCGGTGGAAGCAACGCGCAGAGCGAGTGGGGAGAAGGTGGCTCAGGCGTCACCTCCACGACGGTGAACAACACCTTTACGCTGGTCGACAATCTGCTCTGGATCAAAGGCAAACACGCCATGACGTTCGGCATCCAGGTGCAGAGACTCGAGGACCAGTCCTCGTCCTACGACGGCCCGACCTCTTCGCTTACTCTGAACTGGGGCACCAACGAAACCGCGCAGGAAAACGGCAGCGCTTATGTGAGCAGCACGGGCTATTCCTACGCGAGCTTCCTGCTGGGAGCCGTCGGCAGCACGGGCATCACGCTGCAGCCGTTCTCTGTTCTGGGCGGACGCTACCGTCCCTTCGCTCCGTACTTCCAGGACGACTGGAAGATCACGCCCAAGCTCACGCTGAACCTCGGCCTGCGCTGGGATTACCTCCCCTCCTATCAGGAAGCGCAAAACCGCTTCTCCTTCCTGAATGCAACTCTGACGAACCCCGTTACCGGCAACCCTGGCACACTCCAATTCGCGGGTAACGTCGGCGGCGCGGGCGTCAGTTGTGGCTGCTCGTCGCCCGCGCACAATTACATGAAGAACTGGGGTCCACGCGTCGGCTTTGCCTATGCGATGAACGACAAGACAGTCTTCCGCGGTGCCTTTGCCACGGTCTACTCGCACGGCGGCGGCACGGGCGGCGCAGGCGGCGCGGGCACCGGCCCATCGCAGCTCGGATTCACCAGCTCACCCTCGTTCCCTGACGGCGCTGCCGGTCCTGCTGCTGGCCCTGCCTTCTACCTCAACACGAGCTCCTACTTTGCGGGCATCGGGCAGAGCAACGCAAACTTCGGCGGGCCCAACTACTCGGTCCCGGCGATCACGCCTCCGGGAGCGATCAGCCAGACCCTGAACGTCGGCAATACGGTCAGCAGCACCGGAGCATTCATCCAGGCCAGCGGCGCCCCGGGATACGCCGATCCATATCTCTCGGGCCGCGCTCCGGAGTTCAATTTCTGGAACTTCGGCGTGCAACGTCAGCTTACCAACGACATCACCATCACCGTGAACTACGCCGGAACGGAGAGCCACTTCCTCGCCGGTGCAAGCAACATGCGCGGTCTTCAGTCCGGCCAGATCAATCCGATCTACTGGGCACTGGGCACGCTGCTCTCGGCCCCTGCAACTCCTGCCAACGTAGCCGCTGCCAACGTCATTGCGGCGAAGGCCGGTATTCCGCAGTTGCCAGTGGCCGGGCCGTACGCCGGTTTCCAGGCCGCGGCGGCAACCAGCAAAGGACAGGGCCAGGCAACCATCGCTCAGAGCTTGAAGTGGATGCCGCAGTACTCCGGCACCACCGACACCTGGGGCAGCCAGTCGGCGAACTCCAGCTACCACTCGCTGCAGGTCTCGCTGGCCAAACGCGTCTCGAATGGACTCACCTTTAACCTCAACTACACCTACTCGAAGGACATCGACGACGCAGGCACGCAGCGCAGCGGCTGGGCCATTCCGGCCAGCGTCATCGCCACCGGCAAGGCGTACAAGCAGAATCGTATCGACCGTTCTCTGAGCGCCAACAACGTTCCGCAGAACCTCTCCATCTACGGTGTCTACAGCCTGCCATTCGGCAAGGGCCAGATCGGATCCAATAGCCTGCTCGTCCGCACGCTGGCTGGCGGTTGGACGTTCTCCGGCGTCTTCACCTACGTCGCGTCCGCGCCGCTGGCCGTCACCGCAAGCTCCTGCACCGGCACGTATCAGCCGACTGCGGGTACCTGCATGCCTGACATCAACCCTGCCTTTGCCGGCAAGAGCATCCGCCAGAACGGAAGCTGGGGCAAGGGAACCACCGCGACAACGCTCGGCAAGATCGTGTATGCCAACGGCTACATCGGCAACTCGACGCTTGGCGACGGCGGCGATGCGAACGGCAACGCCACTCCATGCGGCACGTCTGTAACAGCGTTCTGCAACCCCGGCCAGTTCATGATCGGCGACGCACCGCGTATGGGTGTCTACAACCTCCGTGGTCCTGGCGTCTACAACCTCAACGCCAGCCTGCGGCGCAGCTTCAATGTTACTCCGGAGCGTGTGAAGTTTATCTTCGCCGTGGACTGCCAGAATGTAACCAATAAAGTTACATTTGGCGGCATTAACGTAAGCGCCAACAGTGCCAGCTTCGGAACCGTAAGCTCCGCCACCAACAACGGCGGCAGCCGCGACTTCCAGTTCTCCGGAAGGCTGAACTTCTAA
- a CDS encoding ABC transporter permease: MASLSWKSASKIAIREMHSSRGKFFFVVLSVAIGVAALSGVRGFSYSFRSALLEQARSIMAADVSARMFQQPTHDQQKGLDKIAAIGVQMTPVTEMLSMVSSAKTLDPLLVSLKAVDPLKYPFYGTAQLAPAASLKDVLTPDTVVVADDLLVRLHLSVGDQLKIGTKIFRIASVVVSEPDRLSGSFAAGPRVLISRDGLDSSGLLAPGSHAGQRYLFKVPKPPNGEPISDKAVADLKTRLEQLLPESQVTDYRETNPALTQGLDRATGLLSLMSLVALVLGAIGVAMAMRAHLEQRLDTIAIMKSLGARSSQIMKIYLLQTLLLGLIGGIIGVALGAAVERAFPYLLAHLVNIHATIRVHPAAISTGLAVGVLTTLLFTLPQLLDIRGVRPILILRRAVEQNDDPFISALWQKARKSLAQICAAILIIGGLIAIAATLSDSAMIGKIFSLGLVSVLLVLLAASALVLWGLRVFLAKTRLSLPSAVRHGLANLYRPGNPSAAMLAALGLGVMQMMTVYLVQQAVVHELHISAAPNLPNVFLLDITSNEIDGVRHLLKSQPSVTAPPEMMPVVSSRIIAIDGVPVEQLKLRNLPQRMLRSISLTWSDAPPPGTKAVEGKWWSPHEKHPLVAIDQRQAERLGVKVGSHITFAAEDSTIVATVAALTKADGQHAYSRAEFIMTQHPLAGLPVVWYGGIHATPGRVGELQRALFNAYPTVTVINVAEALEAIRAVVIQITYVIQFLAAFSIFAGAIILASCIAGTRYRRIREVVVLKTLGATRARIATIFTIEFAALGLVAGLVGVIFANLVAHVMLGRMKVSYHIRWDWSLLALASTAILMVLTGWLASHRILGQRPLEVLREE; the protein is encoded by the coding sequence GTGGCGAGCCTCTCCTGGAAGTCGGCAAGCAAAATCGCTATCCGCGAGATGCACTCCTCGCGCGGCAAATTCTTCTTCGTCGTGCTGTCGGTAGCGATCGGCGTTGCCGCGTTGAGCGGCGTGCGCGGCTTCTCTTACTCGTTCCGCAGCGCTCTGCTTGAACAGGCACGCAGCATCATGGCGGCGGATGTCTCCGCACGCATGTTTCAGCAACCCACGCATGACCAGCAGAAGGGCCTCGACAAGATTGCTGCCATAGGCGTCCAGATGACGCCCGTCACTGAGATGCTTTCCATGGTCTCCTCCGCGAAGACGCTCGATCCGCTGCTCGTCTCGCTCAAAGCTGTCGACCCGCTGAAGTACCCGTTCTACGGCACCGCGCAGCTCGCTCCTGCCGCGTCGCTCAAAGATGTACTCACGCCAGACACCGTAGTAGTAGCCGACGACCTGCTCGTGCGCCTCCATCTCAGCGTCGGCGACCAGCTCAAGATCGGCACAAAGATATTCCGCATCGCCTCAGTAGTCGTGAGCGAGCCGGACCGCCTCTCTGGAAGCTTCGCCGCAGGCCCACGCGTGCTCATCTCGCGCGATGGTCTGGATTCAAGTGGGCTGCTCGCACCCGGCAGCCACGCCGGACAGCGCTATCTCTTCAAAGTGCCGAAGCCCCCGAACGGCGAGCCAATCTCCGACAAAGCCGTCGCCGACCTGAAGACGCGCCTGGAACAACTCCTGCCTGAATCACAGGTAACAGACTACCGCGAGACCAATCCCGCGCTCACCCAGGGCCTAGACCGTGCCACCGGCCTGCTCTCGCTGATGAGTCTGGTCGCGCTCGTGCTCGGTGCAATCGGCGTTGCCATGGCGATGCGCGCGCACCTCGAACAGAGGCTGGACACCATCGCCATTATGAAGTCGCTCGGCGCCCGCTCGAGTCAGATCATGAAGATCTACCTGCTCCAGACGCTGCTGCTGGGCCTGATAGGAGGCATCATCGGAGTGGCTCTTGGTGCAGCCGTCGAGCGCGCGTTTCCATACCTGCTCGCGCATCTGGTGAACATCCACGCCACCATACGCGTGCATCCGGCAGCAATCAGCACTGGCCTCGCCGTCGGCGTATTGACGACGCTTTTGTTCACGCTTCCTCAATTGCTCGACATTCGCGGCGTGCGTCCCATCCTCATCCTGCGCCGCGCAGTGGAGCAAAACGACGATCCGTTTATCTCGGCGCTCTGGCAGAAAGCGCGTAAGAGCCTCGCGCAGATCTGCGCAGCCATACTGATTATCGGCGGGCTCATAGCCATTGCGGCGACACTCTCCGATTCCGCAATGATCGGCAAGATATTTTCTCTAGGACTGGTTAGCGTGCTGCTGGTATTGCTTGCCGCTTCCGCATTAGTACTCTGGGGACTTCGAGTCTTTCTTGCGAAGACGCGCCTAAGCCTGCCTTCAGCCGTGCGCCACGGGCTTGCGAACCTCTATCGCCCTGGAAACCCTTCGGCGGCCATGCTAGCTGCGCTCGGCCTCGGCGTCATGCAGATGATGACGGTCTACCTTGTCCAGCAGGCCGTCGTCCATGAGCTGCACATCTCCGCTGCGCCCAACCTGCCGAATGTCTTCCTGCTCGACATCACCAGCAACGAGATCGACGGCGTACGCCACCTGCTCAAATCGCAGCCAAGCGTCACCGCTCCGCCTGAAATGATGCCCGTTGTGTCCTCACGCATCATCGCGATAGACGGAGTTCCTGTCGAGCAGCTCAAACTCAGGAACTTACCGCAGCGAATGCTCCGCTCGATCTCGCTCACTTGGTCAGACGCGCCCCCGCCGGGCACCAAAGCCGTAGAAGGGAAGTGGTGGTCGCCCCACGAGAAGCACCCGCTCGTGGCAATCGACCAGCGCCAGGCCGAGCGGCTCGGCGTCAAGGTCGGCTCCCACATCACCTTCGCCGCCGAAGACTCCACGATAGTCGCTACCGTCGCAGCACTCACCAAAGCCGACGGCCAGCACGCATATTCCCGCGCCGAGTTCATCATGACGCAGCATCCGCTCGCCGGCCTGCCCGTGGTCTGGTATGGAGGCATCCATGCCACGCCGGGACGCGTAGGCGAACTGCAGCGAGCGCTCTTCAATGCCTACCCCACCGTCACCGTCATCAACGTGGCAGAGGCGCTCGAAGCAATCCGCGCCGTGGTCATTCAGATCACGTATGTCATCCAGTTCCTCGCCGCGTTCAGCATCTTCGCTGGGGCGATCATCCTGGCAAGCTGCATCGCAGGCACGCGCTACCGTCGCATCCGCGAAGTGGTCGTGCTCAAGACCCTCGGCGCCACCCGCGCCCGCATCGCAACCATCTTCACCATCGAGTTCGCGGCGTTGGGACTGGTAGCGGGTTTGGTTGGTGTCATCTTCGCCAATCTGGTTGCACATGTCATGCTTGGCAGGATGAAGGTGTCCTACCACATTCGCTGGGACTGGTCACTCCTCGCGCTCGCTTCAACTGCAATCCTCATGGTCTTGACCGGTTGGCTTGCGAGCCACCGCATCCTCGGCCAGCGCCCGCTCGAAGTCCTCCGGGAAGAATAA
- a CDS encoding arylesterase, with the protein MTPAQDNGPLLVCFGDSLTAGHGTDIGQSYPDYLQADLDARGYHYRVVNEGISGNTTKDGVGRLAHILSLKPAVVVVEFGGNDGLRGLPIADTRANLDKIVGTLKKNGIRVALAGITLPPNYGPDYIKQFDKTYTLLAAKYHVPLLPFLLKGVFGVPGMMQEDQTHATAAGNKIVAKNVLPLVTPLMKR; encoded by the coding sequence TTGACGCCAGCGCAGGATAACGGTCCCCTGCTGGTCTGTTTTGGCGACAGCCTGACCGCTGGTCACGGCACGGATATTGGGCAGAGCTATCCCGATTATCTGCAAGCCGACCTGGACGCGCGCGGCTATCACTATCGTGTTGTAAATGAAGGCATCAGCGGAAATACGACCAAGGATGGCGTCGGACGGCTTGCCCACATTCTCTCGCTGAAGCCTGCCGTTGTTGTGGTGGAGTTCGGTGGCAATGATGGACTGCGCGGGTTGCCCATTGCCGATACGCGCGCTAATCTCGACAAAATTGTTGGGACGCTCAAGAAGAATGGCATTAGGGTCGCATTGGCTGGCATCACACTTCCACCGAACTATGGCCCGGACTACATCAAGCAGTTCGATAAGACATACACACTGCTTGCCGCGAAGTATCATGTGCCACTGCTGCCGTTTTTGCTGAAGGGCGTCTTCGGTGTTCCAGGCATGATGCAGGAGGACCAAACCCATGCGACTGCGGCTGGGAACAAGATTGTGGCGAAGAATGTTCTACCGCTGGTGACGCCGCTGATGAAGCGCTAG